One region of Miscanthus floridulus cultivar M001 chromosome 19, ASM1932011v1, whole genome shotgun sequence genomic DNA includes:
- the LOC136526412 gene encoding EG45-like domain containing protein — protein MAMAMCLMAVVLLGTASLATAASGVATFYTKYTPSACYGNKNMGNMVAAASDSFWNNGAVCGRCYRVKCTGPAYSGSGNPCTGSSVVVKIVDECASSDGCQSTIDLSKQAFAKIANLDAGEVQVTFNPTYVHGFFPRI, from the exons ATGGCCATGGCAATGTGCTTGATGGCTGTAGTGCTACTAGGAACGGCTTCACTTGCCACAGCAGCATCTGGCGTCGCCACGTTCTACACTAAGTACACTC CGTCTGCGTGCTACGGCAACAAGAACATGGGCAACATGGTCGCAGCGGCGAGCGACTCGTTCTGGAACAACGGCGCCGTCTGTGGCCGTTGCTACCGGGTGAAGTGCACGGGCCCAGCGTACAGCGGGTCCGGCAACCCCTGCACCGGCAGCAGCGTCGTCGTCAAGATCGTGGACGAGTGCGCGAGCAGCGACGGATGCCAGAGCACCATCGACCTCTCCAAGCAGGCCTTCGCCAAGATCGCCAACCTAGACGCCGGCGAGGTCCAGGTCACCTTCAATCCCACGTACGTGCACGGTTTCTTTCCTCGTATATAG
- the LOC136525205 gene encoding BTB/POZ and MATH domain-containing protein 2-like produces the protein MKPATATTKITEAARSVQLLQIDGYSATATMSQQDCIGSTWNVDGYEWEVRVYPEYYYSRSSWVALKLIIHSKPRTGDVRVSFTGRLVDPSGRLEPSEESSMCHVFYHRRDQTKALLVEKRHEIAPGYLENDSLTVECAITVLRERPEVVFLPAAPTNEEEVPPPTPSSDLHKHLGELLESQKGADVTFLLASGGERFPAHKSVLAARSRVFMAEFFGGMEERTSRVVEVQDVEPAAFETMLRFVYTDVAPPELDDDDEPAGLTMAQHLLAAADRYGLDRLKAICEAKLAGCVDVGTAATTLALAEQHGCALLKAKCVDFVTGSPETLDAVLATEGYAHLAASCPLVLAELLKSARGRKN, from the coding sequence ATGaaacctgccactgccaccacaAAGATCACCGAAGCCGCACGCTCGGTGCAGCTGCTCCAGATCGACGGCTACTCTGCGACCGCAACCATGAGCCAACAAGACTGCATCGGATCCACATGGAACGTGGACGGGTACGAGTGGGAGGTCCGCGTCTACCCTGAATACTACTACAGCAGGTCGAGTTGGGTAGCTCTGAAGCTCATCATCCACAGCAAACCTCGCACCGGCGACGTCAGGGTAAGCTTCACCGGCCGGCTAGTCGATCCGAGCGGGCGTCTTGAACCCTCCGAAGAGTCGAGCATGTGCCACGTGTTTTACCATCGCCGGGACCAGACGAAAGCCCTGCTCGTTGAAAAGCGTCACGAGATAGCGCCGGGCTATCTCGAGAACGATTCCCTGACGGTCGAGTGCGCCATCACCGTGCTCAGAGAACGGCCGGAGGTAGTCTTCCTTCCGGCTGCTCCTACCAACGAGGAGGAGGTGCCCCCGCCGACGCCATCCTCTGACCTGCACAAGCACCTGGGCGAGCTCTTGGAGAGCCAGAAGGGGGCCGACGTCACGTTCCTGCTCGCGTCCGGTGGCGAGCGGTTCCCGGCGCACAAGAGCGTCCTCGCCGCGAGGTCTCGGGTCTTCATGGCCGAGTTCTTCGGCGGCATGGAGGAGCGGACCTCTCGGGTCGTGGAGGTCCAGGACGTGGAGCCCGCGGCGTTCGAGACCATGCTTCGCTTCGTCTACACCGACGTAGCGCCGCCAGAGCTCGATGACGACGACGAGCCGGCGGGGCTGACGATGGCCCAGCACCTTCTTGCGGCCGCGGACAGGTACGGGCTCGACAGGCTCAAGGCGATCTGCGAGGCAAAGCTCGCTGGCTGCGTCGACGTCGGCACCGCGGCCACGACGCTGGCGCTGGCCGAGCAGCACGGCTGCGCGCTGCTCAAGGCCAAGTGCGTCGACTTCGTCACTGGGTCCCCTGAAACGCTCGACGCCGTGTTGGCGACGGAGGGGTACGCTCATCTGGCGGCCAGCTGCCCGCTGGTGTTGGCTGAACTCCTCAAGTCTGCGCGTGGAAGGAAGAATTGA